Proteins from a single region of Abyssalbus ytuae:
- a CDS encoding S9 family peptidase codes for MNKKFFVFFISLIFATSCKEKSVKISMDNSIIPPKAEKIPVQLEKHGDIRIDNYYWLNERDNPEVIDYLERENDYNDKVTAHTKDFQKRLFEEMKSRIKEDDESVPYKFNGYWYISRYEEGKDYPVYTRKKDSLKAPEEILFDCNKMAEGHSFFNLKGINISPDNKLAAFGIDTVGRRKYIIQIKNLETGDILPVKIDNVTGGSTWANDNKTLFYTRKDEQTLRSDKIYKHVLGKKVEDDKLVYNENDETFSAFVYKTKSEKYIVFGSYSTLTTEYSFISADKPDEKLTVFHPRERGLEYNISHFEDSFYVLTNADGATNFKLMKTPETSTIKENWEEVIPHREDVLLEDIDIFKEYLVVSERNKGLNQIRIIRWDGNADYYLPFDNETYSAYTTTNLDFDTDILRYNYNSLTTPRSTIDFNMKTKEKEIKKEQEVLGGNFDKNDYASERVWATAQDGTKIPISMVYKKGIKKNGKNPLLLYAYGSYGSTIDPYFSTIRLSLLNRGFIYAIAHIRGGEYLGRQWYEDGKILKKKNTFTDYIDCSKYLIDEKYTSSNHLYAMGGSAGGLLMGAIVNMAPKLYNGVVAAVPFVDVVTTMLDESIPLTTGEYDEWGNPNEKEFYDYIKSYSPYDNVIGQDYPNMLVTTGLHDSQVQYWEPAKWVAKLRELKTDKNILLLHTNMEAGHGGASGRFEALKEVAEEYAFILDLEGIKE; via the coding sequence ATGAATAAGAAATTTTTTGTGTTCTTCATAAGTCTTATTTTTGCGACCTCTTGCAAGGAAAAAAGTGTTAAAATAAGTATGGATAATTCAATAATTCCTCCTAAAGCCGAAAAAATTCCGGTACAATTAGAAAAACATGGTGACATCCGAATAGATAATTATTATTGGTTGAATGAAAGGGATAACCCTGAAGTAATTGATTATCTGGAAAGAGAAAATGATTATAACGATAAAGTTACTGCTCACACAAAAGATTTTCAGAAAAGACTTTTTGAAGAAATGAAAAGTCGTATAAAAGAAGATGATGAATCTGTTCCTTATAAATTTAATGGTTATTGGTACATTTCTCGCTATGAAGAAGGAAAAGATTATCCTGTTTATACACGTAAAAAAGATTCATTAAAAGCTCCGGAAGAAATTTTGTTTGATTGTAATAAAATGGCTGAGGGTCATTCTTTTTTTAATTTAAAAGGAATTAATATAAGCCCTGATAATAAACTTGCTGCTTTTGGAATAGATACCGTAGGAAGAAGGAAATATATTATACAAATTAAAAATTTAGAAACTGGTGATATTTTACCCGTTAAGATTGATAATGTTACAGGTGGCAGCACATGGGCCAACGACAATAAAACACTTTTTTACACCAGAAAAGATGAGCAAACGTTAAGGTCAGATAAAATTTATAAACACGTTTTAGGAAAAAAAGTTGAAGATGATAAATTGGTTTATAATGAAAATGATGAAACCTTTAGTGCCTTTGTTTACAAAACTAAGTCCGAAAAATATATTGTTTTTGGATCCTACAGTACTTTAACAACTGAATATAGTTTTATTTCTGCTGATAAGCCTGATGAGAAGCTTACTGTTTTTCATCCCCGGGAAAGAGGCTTAGAGTATAATATTTCCCATTTTGAAGATTCCTTTTATGTACTCACAAATGCAGACGGAGCTACTAATTTTAAATTAATGAAAACTCCTGAAACCAGTACCATTAAAGAAAATTGGGAAGAGGTAATACCTCATAGGGAAGATGTTTTATTAGAGGATATTGATATTTTTAAAGAATATTTGGTAGTAAGCGAAAGAAATAAAGGATTAAATCAGATAAGGATTATAAGATGGGATGGCAATGCCGATTACTATCTTCCTTTTGATAACGAAACATATTCTGCTTATACCACAACAAACCTGGATTTTGATACGGATATACTCCGATACAACTATAATTCCCTTACTACCCCAAGGTCTACCATAGATTTTAACATGAAAACCAAGGAGAAGGAAATTAAAAAAGAACAGGAGGTACTCGGGGGTAATTTTGATAAAAATGATTATGCCTCAGAAAGAGTTTGGGCAACGGCACAAGACGGTACTAAGATTCCCATTTCAATGGTTTATAAAAAGGGAATCAAAAAAAATGGTAAAAATCCGTTATTACTTTATGCCTACGGTTCGTATGGGTCTACCATCGATCCTTATTTTTCCACTATCAGGTTGAGTTTGTTAAACAGAGGTTTTATTTATGCTATTGCCCACATAAGGGGCGGTGAATACTTGGGAAGACAATGGTATGAGGATGGAAAAATATTAAAAAAGAAAAACACATTCACTGATTATATAGATTGCTCTAAGTATTTGATTGATGAAAAATACACATCATCAAATCATCTTTATGCTATGGGAGGATCAGCCGGAGGATTATTAATGGGAGCAATAGTAAACATGGCACCTAAACTTTATAATGGAGTAGTGGCTGCAGTACCATTTGTAGATGTTGTCACCACTATGCTTGATGAATCAATACCACTCACAACGGGTGAATATGATGAATGGGGAAACCCTAATGAAAAAGAATTTTATGACTATATAAAATCATATTCTCCATATGATAACGTTATAGGACAGGACTATCCCAATATGTTGGTAACAACAGGACTGCATGATTCTCAGGTACAATACTGGGAGCCTGCAAAATGGGTGGCCAAGCTAAGAGAATTGAAAACTGATAAAAATATATTACTTTTGCACACAAATATGGAGGCAGGACATGGAGGAGCTTCAGGAAGGTTTGAAGCTTTGAAAGAAGTGGCAGAAGAATATGCTTTTATATTAGATTTAGAAGGAATAAAAGAATAA
- a CDS encoding PLP-dependent cysteine synthase family protein → MEQKKIKAYDNVLELIGSTPLIKLSKITENCSGDFYAKVEAFNPGHSTKDRIALYIIEQAEERGLLKPGDTIIETTSGNTGFSLAMVSIIKGYECILAVSSKSSRDKIDMLRSLGAKVYVCPAHVSADDPRSYYQVAKRLHEEIKGSIYINQYFNELNIDAHYKTTGPEIWEQTAGQITHLIACSGTGGTISGTARYLKEQNPEVKVIGVDAYGSVLKKYHETREFDPNEIYPYRIEGLGKNLIPTATDFDSIDKFIKVTDEESAHMAREISKTEGLFVGYTSGAVMQAVKQLAEEGEFDKNSKVIVIFPDHGSRYMSKIYSDEWMSAQGFFDSVNSEEARKIEYIK, encoded by the coding sequence ATGGAACAAAAAAAGATTAAGGCTTACGACAATGTTTTAGAACTAATTGGGAGCACCCCTTTAATCAAACTAAGTAAAATAACCGAAAATTGCTCAGGGGATTTTTATGCTAAAGTGGAGGCTTTTAATCCGGGACATTCAACAAAAGATCGTATTGCCCTCTACATTATTGAACAAGCCGAAGAAAGAGGACTTCTTAAACCCGGAGATACAATAATAGAAACCACATCTGGTAATACTGGTTTTAGTTTAGCAATGGTAAGTATAATAAAAGGATACGAATGTATTCTGGCTGTTAGCTCAAAATCATCCAGGGACAAAATAGATATGTTAAGGTCTTTAGGGGCTAAAGTATATGTTTGTCCCGCACATGTAAGTGCTGATGATCCAAGGTCATATTACCAGGTAGCAAAACGTTTGCACGAAGAAATTAAAGGTTCTATTTATATAAATCAATATTTTAATGAGTTGAATATTGATGCACATTATAAAACTACAGGACCGGAAATTTGGGAGCAAACAGCAGGTCAAATAACCCATCTTATTGCGTGCAGTGGGACCGGAGGTACAATTTCCGGAACAGCACGTTATTTAAAAGAACAAAATCCTGAAGTAAAAGTTATAGGAGTGGACGCATACGGGTCTGTTTTGAAAAAATACCATGAAACCCGTGAGTTTGATCCTAATGAAATATATCCTTATAGGATTGAAGGTTTAGGTAAAAATCTGATTCCAACAGCTACTGATTTTGATTCGATTGATAAGTTTATCAAGGTTACGGATGAAGAAAGTGCACATATGGCCAGAGAAATATCTAAAACTGAAGGATTGTTTGTAGGTTATACCAGTGGGGCAGTTATGCAGGCGGTGAAACAATTGGCTGAAGAAGGAGAGTTTGATAAAAACAGCAAAGTAATTGTAATTTTTCCTGACCATGGTTCAAGGTATATGAGTAAAATATACAGTGATGAGTGGATGAGTGCTCAAGGATTCTTTGATAGTGTAAACTCAGAAGAAGCCAGAAAAATTGAATACATAAAATGA
- a CDS encoding aminotransferase class I/II-fold pyridoxal phosphate-dependent enzyme — protein MRDLFDRIIENKGPLGKWASQAEGYFVFPKLEGHISNRMKFNGKEVITWSINDYLGLANHPEVRKVDAEAAAEHGCAYPMGARMMSGHTDYHELLQNQLAEFVNKEASYLLNFGYQGIMSAIDALVTKDDIIVYDVDAHACIIDGVRLHMGKRFTYKHNDVESLEKNLERATRMAEQTGGGILVISEGVFGMRGEQGRLKEIVELKKKFKFRLLVDDAHGFGTLGKTGAGAGEEQGVQDGIDVYFATFAKSMASIGAFLAGDKEVIEYLKYNLRSQMFAKSLPMVFVKGAIKRLEMLRTMPELKNKLWENVNALQNGLKERGFNIGTTQSCVTPVYLNGSIPEAMALVKDLRENFGIFCSIVVYPVIPKGLILLRMIPTATHTMQDIEETLDAFSAIRNRLENGTYKKLSAAVTTAMGG, from the coding sequence ATGAGAGATTTATTTGATAGAATTATTGAAAACAAGGGGCCTTTAGGAAAATGGGCTTCTCAGGCCGAAGGATATTTCGTGTTTCCTAAGCTGGAAGGTCATATTTCTAACAGAATGAAGTTTAATGGGAAAGAAGTTATTACCTGGAGTATTAACGATTACCTTGGCCTGGCCAATCACCCGGAAGTTAGAAAGGTTGATGCGGAAGCAGCTGCCGAACATGGTTGTGCTTACCCAATGGGTGCCAGAATGATGAGTGGTCATACAGATTATCATGAATTGTTGCAAAATCAGTTGGCAGAGTTTGTAAACAAAGAAGCTTCATATTTATTAAATTTTGGTTATCAGGGAATAATGTCTGCCATTGATGCACTGGTTACCAAAGATGATATTATTGTTTATGATGTGGATGCCCATGCATGTATTATTGATGGTGTGAGATTGCACATGGGTAAAAGGTTTACTTATAAACATAATGACGTAGAAAGTCTTGAAAAAAATCTTGAAAGAGCTACCAGAATGGCTGAACAAACAGGAGGGGGCATCTTAGTTATTTCAGAAGGTGTTTTTGGAATGCGGGGTGAACAAGGCAGATTAAAAGAAATTGTGGAACTTAAGAAAAAATTTAAGTTTCGTTTATTGGTTGATGATGCCCATGGATTTGGTACCTTAGGGAAAACCGGGGCCGGGGCAGGAGAAGAACAGGGAGTACAAGATGGTATTGATGTGTATTTTGCAACTTTTGCAAAATCTATGGCCAGTATTGGTGCTTTTTTGGCAGGAGATAAAGAAGTTATCGAATATTTGAAATATAACCTCCGTTCACAAATGTTTGCTAAATCGTTACCAATGGTATTTGTAAAAGGTGCGATTAAACGCCTCGAAATGTTGCGAACAATGCCAGAACTTAAAAATAAACTGTGGGAAAATGTAAATGCATTACAAAATGGTTTAAAAGAAAGAGGCTTTAATATAGGAACTACGCAAAGTTGTGTTACACCGGTTTATTTAAATGGTAGTATTCCCGAAGCAATGGCTTTGGTAAAAGACTTAAGAGAGAATTTTGGAATTTTCTGTTCAATAGTAGTTTATCCTGTTATTCCAAAAGGATTAATCCTTTTGCGAATGATACCTACAGCAACCCATACCATGCAGGATATAGAAGAAACATTAGATGCTTTTTCAGCAATTAGAAACCGGTTGGAAAATGGAACGTATAAAAAACTTTCAGCAGCAGTAACAACTGCGATGGGAGGATAG
- a CDS encoding vWA domain-containing protein: MQFKHPEILWALFLLLIPIIIHLFQLRKFEKTPFTNVKFLKEVVIQSRKSSQLKKWLIFFVRFIAFTLIILAFAQPYSANRNITTTHKETVIYLDNSFSMQAKGDKGELLKRAVNELIKEIPEKETFSLFTNDKTYRNTNIKTIRNELLQLDYSNNQLHIEDVILKGKNNFSKSQNSIKNLVLISDFQTNLQETFTASDSTFHTDLVQLTPSATNNIYIDSVYIENQNPETLQLAVNIKYSGEKISDFPVSLYDKEDLIAKTSVSFKENNLTKAYFTLPSNKIIEGKVKIDDNGLQYDNTLFFSINRPEKINVLSINENDFNYLKKIYTGNEFNFISVSLNNLNYNIIPEQNLIVLNEVKTVPNSITNSLKSFLDAGGSLLIIPAVESNLTSYNSLLKNISSLEIVKKVDAGKNITSINFSHPLFRDVFDNKVSNFQYPKVNSYYQLKSFSNILGFDDGSPFLINNKNIFIFASALNSENSNFINSPLIVPTLYIIAKNSLQLPSPYYNVGRDNSFDINVTLASDEILVLTKNENEFIPQQQSYSHIVKVMINKNAMQAGVYNIKTADTTLQKVSFNYDRSESKLQYLNFSNISNKESVSSSVSDLFDKIKSENNVNELWKWFVIFAMIFLITEMLILKFLK; encoded by the coding sequence ATGCAATTTAAACATCCTGAAATTTTATGGGCATTATTTCTACTACTTATTCCAATTATAATCCATTTATTTCAGCTCCGAAAATTTGAAAAAACTCCTTTTACTAATGTAAAGTTTTTAAAAGAAGTAGTTATCCAAAGCAGAAAAAGTTCCCAACTTAAAAAATGGCTGATTTTTTTTGTAAGGTTTATTGCTTTTACATTAATAATTCTTGCCTTTGCACAACCATATAGTGCAAATCGTAATATAACTACTACTCACAAGGAAACAGTTATATATTTGGATAATTCTTTTAGCATGCAGGCAAAAGGAGACAAAGGCGAACTTTTAAAAAGAGCAGTAAACGAATTAATTAAAGAAATACCAGAAAAGGAAACCTTTTCCTTGTTCACAAACGATAAAACATATAGAAATACTAATATAAAAACTATTAGGAATGAGCTATTACAATTGGATTATTCAAATAATCAACTCCATATAGAAGATGTTATATTAAAAGGTAAAAATAACTTTTCCAAATCTCAGAATTCCATAAAAAATTTAGTTTTAATTTCTGATTTTCAAACTAATCTTCAGGAAACTTTTACCGCATCAGATTCTACTTTTCACACGGATTTGGTACAACTTACACCCTCTGCAACAAATAATATTTATATTGATAGTGTGTATATTGAAAATCAAAATCCTGAAACTTTACAACTTGCAGTAAATATAAAGTATAGCGGAGAAAAAATATCAGACTTTCCAGTGTCCCTGTATGATAAAGAAGATTTAATAGCCAAAACCAGCGTGAGTTTTAAAGAAAATAACTTAACAAAAGCTTATTTTACCTTACCATCTAATAAAATAATTGAAGGTAAAGTAAAAATTGATGATAATGGACTGCAATATGACAACACCCTTTTTTTTAGTATAAACAGGCCGGAAAAAATTAATGTGCTTTCTATAAACGAAAATGACTTTAACTACCTTAAAAAAATATATACAGGAAATGAATTTAATTTTATTTCTGTTTCATTAAATAATTTAAATTATAATATTATACCGGAACAGAATTTAATTGTATTAAATGAAGTAAAAACAGTACCAAATTCTATTACCAATAGTTTAAAATCTTTTTTGGATGCAGGAGGAAGTTTACTAATCATACCTGCTGTTGAAAGTAATTTAACTTCATATAATTCACTGTTAAAAAATATTTCTTCTTTGGAAATAGTTAAAAAAGTTGATGCAGGTAAGAATATAACTTCAATTAATTTTTCACATCCGTTGTTCAGGGATGTTTTTGATAATAAAGTTTCTAACTTTCAGTATCCAAAAGTAAACAGTTATTATCAGTTAAAATCTTTTTCTAATATTTTAGGGTTTGATGATGGTTCCCCCTTTTTAATCAACAACAAAAACATATTTATTTTTGCTTCTGCCTTAAACAGTGAAAATTCTAATTTTATTAATTCACCACTAATTGTACCCACCTTATACATTATTGCTAAAAACAGTTTACAATTGCCTTCACCATACTATAATGTGGGAAGAGATAATTCTTTTGATATAAATGTAACCTTGGCTTCCGATGAAATATTGGTATTAACCAAAAATGAAAATGAATTTATACCCCAGCAGCAAAGCTATAGCCATATTGTTAAAGTGATGATTAATAAAAATGCTATGCAGGCAGGAGTGTATAATATTAAAACAGCAGATACAACATTGCAAAAAGTAAGCTTTAATTATGACAGATCTGAAAGCAAACTTCAATATCTAAACTTTTCCAATATTAGTAACAAAGAAAGTGTGTCTAGCTCTGTATCCGATTTATTTGATAAAATAAAAAGTGAAAACAATGTAAACGAGCTTTGGAAATGGTTTGTTATTTTTGCAATGATATTTTTAATAACAGAAATGCTCATCTTAAAATTTCTTAAATGA
- a CDS encoding dihydroorotase: MNILLKSAKIIDPAGEFHLKKQDILIEKGIITKISDNIEQTSSYEVITHKNLHVSPGWIDTSVSFGEPGYEDRETIVNGLSTAAKSGFTSVVVNPNTNPVADTNADIAFIKGKANGNAVGLYPIGALTVKSESIDLAELFDMQNAGAVAFGDYQKPVTNPNLLKIALQYTQNFDGLVLSFPEENKIAARGVVNEEKTATKLGLKGIPALAEELQIVRDLYILEYAGGKLHIPTISTAKSVQLIKEAKKKGHDVTCSVAIHNLMFTDECLIEFDTNFKVLPPLRTQKDVNALVKGVKDGVIDYVTSDHNPIDIEHKKIEFDYAMYGTIGLESAFGALNKIFGIEKTIELLLKGKERFGIETTSINENINANLSLFDPETEYMFDQNNIFSSSKNSMFTGTDLKGKALGIISNNQLILNK; this comes from the coding sequence ATGAATATCCTTTTAAAATCAGCCAAAATTATAGATCCTGCCGGTGAATTTCATCTAAAAAAACAGGACATCCTAATAGAAAAAGGCATCATCACCAAAATATCAGATAATATTGAGCAAACAAGTTCGTATGAAGTGATTACCCATAAAAACCTGCATGTATCTCCAGGTTGGATAGATACTAGTGTAAGTTTTGGTGAGCCTGGCTATGAGGATAGGGAAACCATAGTAAACGGTCTTTCTACAGCTGCTAAAAGCGGTTTTACATCAGTAGTTGTAAATCCGAATACAAATCCCGTAGCCGACACCAATGCGGATATAGCTTTTATAAAGGGTAAAGCTAACGGAAATGCTGTAGGTTTATATCCCATCGGTGCATTAACAGTTAAAAGTGAAAGTATTGACCTTGCCGAGTTATTTGATATGCAAAATGCAGGAGCTGTGGCTTTTGGGGATTACCAGAAACCGGTTACAAATCCTAATTTACTTAAAATAGCTCTTCAATATACCCAAAACTTTGATGGTTTGGTTTTATCTTTTCCTGAGGAAAATAAAATTGCGGCCAGAGGGGTTGTAAATGAAGAAAAAACTGCTACTAAACTCGGATTAAAAGGAATTCCGGCACTGGCTGAAGAGTTACAGATAGTACGAGATTTATATATCCTTGAATATGCTGGTGGAAAACTGCACATTCCTACTATTTCCACTGCCAAATCAGTACAACTAATAAAAGAAGCAAAGAAAAAAGGGCATGATGTTACATGCAGTGTTGCCATTCATAATCTTATGTTTACTGATGAATGTTTAATTGAATTTGATACAAATTTTAAAGTTCTTCCACCTTTACGTACTCAAAAGGATGTTAATGCCTTAGTAAAAGGTGTAAAAGACGGAGTTATTGATTATGTTACTTCTGACCATAACCCGATTGATATTGAACATAAAAAAATAGAATTTGATTATGCTATGTATGGTACCATTGGATTGGAAAGCGCCTTTGGTGCTTTAAATAAAATTTTTGGAATTGAAAAAACCATAGAACTTCTTTTAAAAGGAAAAGAAAGATTCGGAATTGAAACCACGAGTATTAATGAAAATATAAATGCCAATCTATCACTTTTTGATCCTGAAACAGAATATATGTTTGATCAAAACAATATTTTTTCTTCTTCCAAAAATAGTATGTTTACAGGCACGGACTTAAAAGGTAAAGCACTGGGTATCATATCAAATAATCAATTGATTTTAAACAAATAA
- a CDS encoding DUF4870 domain-containing protein — protein sequence MENLTVKEGKTAAIISYLTIIGAIIAVFMNQEKQNTFARFHIRQAFGIHVAFWLLGYFIGMFNSWLVTSGFWIFFFVLWIYGFLGALQERKTIMPLLGESFQKWFTFIK from the coding sequence GTGGAAAATTTAACTGTCAAAGAAGGAAAAACTGCTGCTATTATATCCTACCTAACAATAATAGGGGCTATTATAGCTGTTTTTATGAACCAGGAAAAGCAAAATACATTTGCCAGGTTTCATATAAGGCAGGCGTTTGGAATACATGTGGCTTTCTGGCTCTTAGGCTATTTTATAGGAATGTTTAATAGTTGGTTGGTAACATCTGGTTTTTGGATATTTTTTTTCGTATTATGGATATATGGTTTTTTAGGTGCATTGCAGGAAAGAAAAACCATTATGCCTTTGCTGGGGGAGAGTTTTCAAAAATGGTTTACATTTATAAAATAG
- a CDS encoding alpha/beta hydrolase gives MDQKSLSLYHIIKAPAIKKGNIPVLFMFHGYGSNEEDLFSFVSELPEELFIISVRAPHTLMPYGYAWYSIHFDAPEGKWSDDEEAIQSREIMKSFIEEACEAYNLDKNNITLLGFSQGAILSYSLALSYPDKVKNVIALSGYLNENILAENYSDNNFSNIHIYASHGSADQVIPVEWARKTPEILKDINVDFEYKEFPVGHGVSPQNFFSFKEWLQSRI, from the coding sequence ATGGATCAAAAGAGTTTATCATTATATCATATAATAAAAGCACCTGCAATTAAAAAGGGAAATATTCCGGTTTTATTCATGTTTCACGGATATGGAAGTAATGAAGAGGATCTTTTTTCATTTGTATCCGAACTTCCTGAAGAATTATTTATTATTTCCGTAAGAGCACCTCACACACTTATGCCGTATGGATATGCATGGTATTCTATACATTTTGATGCTCCTGAAGGAAAATGGAGTGATGATGAAGAAGCAATACAATCTCGTGAAATAATGAAATCTTTTATTGAAGAAGCCTGTGAGGCTTACAATCTCGATAAAAACAATATAACTTTATTAGGTTTTAGCCAGGGAGCTATTTTAAGCTACTCTCTTGCTCTTTCTTATCCTGATAAGGTAAAAAATGTGATTGCGCTTAGTGGCTACTTAAACGAAAATATATTAGCGGAAAATTATTCAGATAACAATTTTTCCAATATTCATATTTATGCATCTCACGGAAGTGCAGACCAGGTGATTCCTGTGGAGTGGGCCAGAAAAACTCCGGAAATATTAAAAGATATAAATGTTGATTTTGAATATAAAGAGTTTCCGGTGGGGCATGGAGTATCTCCCCAAAACTTTTTTTCTTTTAAAGAGTGGTTACAAAGCAGGATTTGA
- a CDS encoding TerC family protein encodes MLVWIIFIISVVTFLAVDLGIFNRNPHVINNKEAALWTSIWVFTALLFTLAIYWIYKSGYINNTDQLTPTEASLKYLTGYLIELSLSIDNIFVIAVIFTSFNIPQKYQHRVLFWGILGAIVFRAFMIFFGIILIRKFDWMIYVFGGFLIYTAIKMASKKEDGFNPRSSFVYKNIRKYVPITTHIEGQKFFVKRKHIKAITPLFMALVIIEFTDILFAMDSIPAILAITSDSFLVFTSNIMAILGLRSMYFFLSNLLKKFVYLKYSLIVILTFVGIKLILSHYVQFKEWMSLSVIGISLTGGILASMFFKEKSNPAL; translated from the coding sequence ATGCTTGTATGGATAATTTTTATTATTTCGGTAGTAACTTTTCTGGCTGTTGACTTAGGGATTTTTAATAGGAATCCCCATGTAATCAATAACAAAGAAGCCGCTTTATGGACGTCTATATGGGTATTTACAGCCCTGCTTTTTACTTTAGCTATTTATTGGATTTATAAGAGTGGCTACATAAATAATACAGATCAATTAACACCCACAGAAGCATCACTTAAATACCTTACAGGATATTTAATAGAACTTTCATTAAGTATAGATAATATTTTTGTGATTGCAGTAATATTTACTTCATTCAATATTCCTCAAAAGTATCAGCACAGAGTTTTATTTTGGGGGATTCTCGGAGCAATAGTTTTTAGGGCCTTCATGATATTTTTCGGAATAATCCTTATCCGGAAATTTGATTGGATGATATATGTATTCGGAGGTTTTTTAATTTATACTGCCATTAAAATGGCTTCAAAAAAAGAGGATGGTTTTAATCCCAGAAGTTCTTTTGTCTATAAGAATATTAGAAAGTATGTACCTATTACTACACATATTGAAGGACAGAAATTTTTTGTGAAACGTAAACACATAAAAGCCATCACCCCTCTATTTATGGCTCTTGTAATTATTGAATTTACTGATATTCTTTTTGCAATGGACAGTATACCAGCTATTCTTGCCATTACTTCAGACTCTTTTCTGGTTTTCACTTCAAATATTATGGCAATTTTGGGCTTAAGGTCTATGTATTTCTTTTTATCTAATTTGTTGAAAAAGTTCGTGTATTTAAAATACAGCCTGATTGTTATATTAACCTTTGTCGGAATAAAACTCATCCTCTCTCACTATGTTCAATTTAAAGAATGGATGTCTCTGTCTGTTATAGGAATTTCATTAACAGGAGGAATATTAGCTTCCATGTTTTTTAAAGAAAAGTCAAATCCTGCTTTGTAA
- a CDS encoding hydrolase, with protein MKSRIFMYLFIFALLFILFQYVNSKKYFEAETLKINNISAERDSLKNYVDNLEDSTQQLIFKNLDLQYFSLENNDDALAYYEHLKVDDLPRYIADKLLETNEKKGDNPLVPYAGMNGSMKINKIKILNHKWLLADFSDGRYWGELFIKYELKDDLGIDFTRIDHLLYTRSSF; from the coding sequence ATGAAAAGCAGAATATTTATGTACCTTTTTATTTTCGCATTATTGTTTATACTTTTTCAATATGTGAATTCTAAAAAATACTTTGAAGCAGAGACCTTAAAGATTAATAATATTTCAGCAGAAAGAGACTCACTAAAGAATTATGTAGATAATTTAGAAGATTCAACTCAACAATTGATCTTTAAAAATTTAGACTTACAATATTTTTCACTTGAAAATAATGATGATGCATTAGCATATTATGAGCATTTAAAAGTTGATGACCTACCCCGTTATATTGCCGATAAATTGTTAGAAACCAATGAAAAAAAAGGAGATAACCCTTTGGTACCTTATGCCGGTATGAACGGGTCAATGAAAATAAACAAAATTAAAATACTTAACCATAAATGGCTTCTTGCCGATTTTTCGGATGGTAGGTATTGGGGAGAGCTTTTTATAAAATATGAACTTAAAGATGATTTAGGTATTGATTTTACACGAATAGACCATTTACTATATACACGAAGCAGCTTTTAA
- a CDS encoding MBL fold metallo-hydrolase encodes MKITFLGTGTSQGIPVIGSNHPVCLSNDPRDKRLRVSVMVQWDEYTYVIDCGPDFRQQMLANNVKKIDGILFTHEHADHTMGLDDIRPFFFRQGDIPVYAHERVLKSLKKRFDYIFANENRYPGAPAVIENIIENNKSILLGNLNVVPVNVFHNRLQVFGFRFEDFAYITDVKTVPETELSKLTGVDILAVSALRIEPHHSHFNLEEAINFINRVKPKKAYLTHISHLLGFHEEVEKKLPKNIFLAYDNLTIEI; translated from the coding sequence TTGAAAATCACGTTTTTAGGTACCGGAACCTCACAGGGAATTCCTGTTATCGGGAGTAATCATCCTGTATGTTTAAGTAACGATCCAAGAGATAAAAGGTTGAGAGTTTCTGTAATGGTACAATGGGATGAATATACATATGTTATAGATTGCGGCCCGGATTTCAGGCAGCAAATGCTTGCAAATAATGTAAAGAAAATAGATGGTATTTTATTTACGCATGAACATGCAGACCATACTATGGGACTAGATGACATAAGGCCGTTTTTTTTCAGGCAGGGAGATATCCCTGTTTATGCACATGAAAGGGTATTAAAATCTTTAAAAAAACGCTTTGATTATATTTTTGCTAATGAAAATCGTTATCCGGGGGCTCCGGCAGTCATAGAAAATATTATAGAAAATAATAAATCAATATTACTGGGAAATTTAAATGTAGTACCTGTAAATGTATTTCATAACAGGTTACAGGTTTTTGGTTTTCGCTTTGAAGATTTTGCGTACATTACCGATGTGAAAACGGTTCCTGAAACAGAACTCAGTAAACTTACCGGAGTAGACATACTGGCAGTAAGTGCTTTAAGGATAGAGCCTCACCATTCTCATTTTAACCTTGAAGAAGCAATTAATTTCATAAATCGTGTTAAACCTAAAAAGGCTTATCTTACTCATATCAGCCATTTATTAGGATTTCATGAAGAAGTAGAAAAAAAATTACCAAAAAACATTTTTTTAGCATACGATAACTTAACAATAGAAATATAA